In the genome of Candidatus Binatia bacterium, one region contains:
- the rplO gene encoding 50S ribosomal protein L15 translates to MDLSRLAPASGATKKRKRVGRGPGSGNGKTAGRGHKGRGARSGGNTPPGYEGGQMPLQRRLPKRGFRNPFRVAFRVVNLGQLEARFEAGAVVDAAALRERGLIHSLREPIKILAKGELNKALTVKAQRFSGAARDRLQALGGSAEVVPGA, encoded by the coding sequence ATGGACCTGAGCAGGCTTGCCCCGGCCAGCGGTGCGACGAAGAAACGTAAGCGCGTCGGTCGCGGACCAGGGTCCGGAAACGGCAAGACGGCCGGCCGCGGACACAAAGGCCGCGGAGCGCGGTCCGGCGGCAATACGCCGCCCGGATACGAAGGCGGTCAGATGCCGCTGCAACGGCGACTCCCCAAACGCGGCTTCCGCAATCCGTTCCGGGTCGCCTTCCGCGTCGTTAACCTGGGGCAGCTCGAGGCCCGCTTCGAGGCCGGTGCCGTCGTCGATGCGGCAGCCCTGCGCGAACGCGGGCTGATTCATAGCCTGCGCGAGCCGATCAAGATCCTCGCCAAGGGCGAGCTGAATAAGGCCCTTACCGTGAAGGCGCAGCGCTTCAGTGGCGCGGCCCGTGACCGACTGCAGGCGCTCGGCGGCAGCGCGGAGGTGGTCCCCGGTGCTTGA
- a CDS encoding alpha/beta hydrolase, which produces MKANKASKDSAPSFAAAVATTIDARGPFDRACPYRLRDQIMHNFKTGTVSANGLRFATIEAGDGPLVLCLHGFPDHAPSFRHQLPALAAAGYRAVAPYMRGYAPTETPSDGRYQTAVLAQDAIELISALGYSSAALFGHDWGAPAAYGAAILAPERVTKLVAASVPHGPGMLEAFMSSYAQQRRSWYMFFFQMPFADAAVAHDDFQFLERLWRDWSPGWHPAAEDMEALKATFRAPGVLQAALGYYRCTLNPALQDPGLMETQVRIGMAPVEVPALYIHGVEDGCIGVDLARGLEPWFTRGLRTEIVAGAGHFVHQERPAEVNRVLLDFLRGR; this is translated from the coding sequence GTGAAGGCTAACAAGGCGTCGAAGGACTCGGCACCGTCCTTCGCGGCGGCCGTCGCGACGACGATCGACGCGCGCGGCCCCTTTGACCGGGCCTGCCCTTACCGGCTACGAGACCAGATCATGCACAACTTCAAGACCGGAACAGTAAGCGCCAACGGCCTACGGTTCGCGACCATCGAAGCGGGCGACGGGCCACTGGTATTGTGCCTGCACGGGTTTCCGGACCACGCTCCCTCTTTCCGGCATCAACTGCCGGCGCTGGCCGCGGCGGGGTATCGTGCAGTGGCTCCCTACATGCGCGGCTACGCGCCGACGGAGACACCTTCCGACGGTCGCTATCAGACGGCGGTGCTGGCGCAGGACGCGATCGAGTTAATCTCCGCTCTCGGCTACTCGTCGGCGGCGTTGTTCGGTCACGACTGGGGAGCGCCTGCGGCCTACGGGGCGGCGATTCTCGCCCCGGAGCGGGTCACGAAGCTCGTCGCCGCCTCGGTACCGCACGGACCGGGCATGCTGGAGGCGTTCATGTCGAGCTACGCTCAGCAGCGCCGATCCTGGTACATGTTCTTCTTCCAGATGCCGTTTGCCGATGCCGCCGTGGCGCACGACGATTTCCAATTCCTCGAACGGCTGTGGCGGGACTGGTCACCCGGATGGCACCCCGCGGCCGAGGACATGGAAGCTCTCAAGGCGACGTTCCGCGCGCCCGGCGTTCTGCAGGCCGCTCTCGGCTACTATCGTTGTACTTTGAACCCGGCCTTGCAGGACCCGGGGCTCATGGAAACGCAGGTGCGCATCGGCATGGCGCCGGTGGAAGTGCCGGCGTTGTACATCCATGGGGTCGAGGACGGCTGCATCGGGGTCGATCTGGCGCGGGGGCTGGAGCCCTGGTTCACGCGCGGTCTACGCACGGAAATTGTCGCTGGGGCCGGGCACTTCGTGCACCAGGAGCGCCCGGCGGAAGTGAACCGGGTGTTGCTGGATTTCCTGCGCGGACGGTAA
- the map gene encoding type I methionyl aminopeptidase, whose amino-acid sequence MIVLKTHEEIAVMRAANVIVADILAELQARAQPGVTTAELDAVAENMTRERGAVPAFKGYEVGGRVFPRTLCISINEEVVHGIPSENRRLRDGDIVGLDFGVCYQGFYGDAAITVPVGTADDESVRLMNTTREALWAAIDCVRIGRRLGDVSATVQETAERAGFSVVRDFVGHGIGRHLHEEPQVPNFGTRDRGVRLRAGMVLAIEPMVNAGGADVRVKEDGWTAVTKDGRRSAHFEHSVAVTEEGPYVLSQV is encoded by the coding sequence ATGATCGTACTGAAGACGCACGAGGAGATTGCGGTAATGCGCGCCGCTAACGTCATTGTCGCCGATATCCTTGCCGAGTTGCAGGCGCGCGCCCAGCCGGGAGTGACGACCGCGGAGCTGGACGCGGTCGCCGAGAACATGACCAGGGAGCGCGGCGCGGTGCCGGCCTTCAAGGGGTACGAGGTCGGTGGGCGCGTGTTCCCCCGTACCCTGTGCATCTCCATCAACGAGGAGGTCGTTCACGGTATCCCGTCGGAAAATCGCCGGCTGCGCGACGGCGACATCGTTGGGCTCGACTTCGGCGTCTGCTATCAAGGGTTCTACGGCGATGCTGCGATTACCGTTCCGGTCGGTACAGCCGACGACGAATCGGTGCGGCTCATGAACACCACCCGGGAAGCGCTGTGGGCGGCGATCGACTGCGTGCGAATCGGCCGACGCCTCGGCGATGTTTCGGCGACGGTGCAGGAAACTGCCGAACGAGCGGGGTTCTCCGTGGTGCGCGACTTCGTCGGCCACGGTATCGGCCGCCACCTGCACGAAGAGCCGCAGGTGCCTAACTTCGGAACGCGCGACCGCGGTGTTCGCCTGCGCGCCGGCATGGTTCTGGCCATCGAGCCCATGGTCAATGCCGGAGGAGCGGACGTGCGCGTCAAGGAAGACGGCTGGACTGCGGTGACCAAAGACGGCCGGCGGTCGGCGCATTTCGAACACTCGGTGGCGGTGACCGAGGAAGGGCCTTACGTGCTCAGCCAGGTGTGA
- the rpsM gene encoding 30S ribosomal protein S13 produces the protein MARIAGVDLPRSKRLEVALTYIFGIGRTSARKILSEAGVDPNKRSDAASEDEVVRIRQVIDARCKVEGDLRREVAGHVKRLMDIGSYRGLRHRRNLPVRGQRTHTNARTRKGPRRAIAGKKSAPPKG, from the coding sequence ATGGCACGAATTGCCGGGGTCGACCTACCGCGCAGCAAGCGGCTCGAAGTGGCCCTCACCTATATATTCGGCATCGGACGCACCTCGGCTCGCAAGATTCTTTCCGAGGCCGGGGTCGATCCGAACAAACGCAGCGATGCCGCCTCCGAGGACGAGGTCGTTCGTATCCGACAGGTCATCGATGCCAGGTGCAAGGTCGAAGGCGACCTGCGCCGCGAGGTTGCGGGACACGTCAAGCGCCTGATGGATATCGGTTCGTATAGGGGCTTGCGTCACCGGCGCAACCTTCCCGTGCGCGGCCAGCGCACGCACACCAATGCCCGCACCCGCAAGGGACCACGACGGGCCATCGCCGGGAAGAAGTCCGCGCCGCCCAAGGGCTGA
- the rpmD gene encoding 50S ribosomal protein L30, which translates to MSEPRMLKVTQVRSAIGSTERQRATLRALGLTRLGKSAVVRDNPSNQGRIRAVGHLIEVKN; encoded by the coding sequence GTGAGCGAGCCCAGGATGTTGAAGGTGACGCAGGTTCGCAGCGCAATCGGTAGCACCGAGCGCCAGCGCGCGACCCTGCGGGCGCTCGGTCTGACCCGGCTGGGTAAGAGCGCAGTAGTTCGCGACAACCCGTCGAACCAGGGCCGCATCCGTGCGGTGGGGCACCTGATTGAGGTGAAGAACTAG
- the rpsK gene encoding 30S ribosomal protein S11: MAKDDSAARGAETPAKAGKAPKRRKIKKTVSEGVAHIHSTFNNTIITITDPVGNVVAWSSAGSVGFKGSRKGTPFAAQLAAESAARKAMDAGVRNLQVHVKGPGSGRESALRALQAVGFAVSVIRDVTPIPHNGCRPPKRRRV, from the coding sequence ATGGCCAAGGACGATAGCGCGGCGCGAGGCGCCGAGACCCCGGCGAAAGCCGGCAAGGCGCCCAAGCGGCGCAAGATTAAGAAAACCGTGAGCGAAGGGGTCGCGCACATTCACTCCACGTTCAACAACACCATCATCACGATCACCGACCCGGTGGGCAACGTTGTGGCCTGGTCCAGCGCCGGCTCCGTCGGTTTCAAGGGTTCCCGCAAGGGCACCCCTTTTGCCGCCCAACTGGCGGCGGAAAGCGCCGCCCGCAAGGCGATGGACGCCGGGGTTCGCAATCTTCAAGTACACGTCAAAGGCCCCGGCTCGGGGCGCGAGTCGGCACTGCGCGCCCTGCAAGCGGTGGGATTCGCGGTCAGCGTCATCCGCGACGTTACCCCCATCCCCCACAATGGATGCCGGCCGCCCAAGCGCCGGCGCGTCTGA
- the rpsE gene encoding 30S ribosomal protein S5 produces MTSGRGRDRIEVGGVELKEKVVQINRVAKVVKGGRRFSFSALVVVGDGNGRVGYGLGKANEVPEAIRKAIERAKKSMLSVPLSEGTIPFAVQGRFGAGHVLLRPATDGTGVIAGGGVRAIVELAGVRNVLTKCIGSNNPHNMVKATMDALNQLRAPESIASLRGKAVEELRG; encoded by the coding sequence ATGACATCGGGACGCGGCCGCGATCGTATCGAAGTCGGCGGGGTCGAACTGAAGGAAAAGGTGGTGCAGATCAACCGCGTCGCCAAGGTGGTAAAGGGCGGACGTCGCTTTAGCTTCAGTGCACTGGTGGTCGTCGGGGACGGCAACGGACGCGTCGGATACGGGCTGGGAAAAGCCAACGAAGTGCCCGAAGCGATTCGCAAGGCGATCGAACGTGCGAAGAAGAGTATGCTCAGCGTGCCACTCAGCGAGGGCACGATTCCGTTCGCAGTGCAGGGAAGATTCGGCGCCGGCCACGTGCTGCTACGGCCCGCGACGGACGGGACCGGGGTTATCGCGGGCGGCGGCGTGCGCGCCATCGTCGAACTCGCCGGCGTTCGTAACGTCCTCACCAAGTGCATCGGCTCGAATAACCCGCACAACATGGTGAAGGCCACCATGGACGCCCTCAACCAACTGCGAGCACCCGAGTCGATCGCCAGCCTGCGCGGCAAGGCGGTCGAGGAGTTGCGAGGTTAG
- the rpsD gene encoding 30S ribosomal protein S4 — MARYTDSVCRLCRREGLKLFLKGDRCYTDKCAIERRNYPPGEHGQARSKFSEYAIQLREKQKVKRTYGLMEKQFHRYFLQAERQRGITGENLLVLLERRLDNMVYRMGFATSRAEARQFVRHGHFLIDGRKVDIPSYLVRAGQVVAVREKSRSVNRIVEAMEQAERRGWPDWLEVQREAFSARLKVLPTRAELSAQINEKLIVELYSK, encoded by the coding sequence TTGGCTCGTTACACCGATTCGGTCTGCCGGTTGTGCCGGCGCGAAGGCCTGAAGCTCTTCTTGAAGGGCGACCGCTGCTATACGGACAAGTGCGCCATCGAACGGCGTAACTACCCGCCCGGCGAGCACGGCCAGGCCCGTAGTAAGTTCTCCGAGTACGCCATCCAGTTGCGCGAGAAGCAGAAGGTCAAACGGACCTACGGTCTGATGGAGAAGCAATTCCACCGCTACTTTCTGCAAGCCGAACGGCAGCGCGGCATCACCGGCGAGAACCTGCTCGTCCTGCTCGAACGCCGCCTCGATAACATGGTCTACCGCATGGGCTTCGCGACCTCCCGCGCCGAAGCGCGCCAGTTCGTGCGCCACGGGCATTTCCTTATCGACGGCCGCAAGGTCGATATACCGTCTTACCTGGTTCGCGCCGGTCAGGTCGTGGCCGTGCGCGAGAAGAGCCGTAGCGTCAACCGTATCGTCGAGGCGATGGAGCAGGCCGAACGCCGAGGATGGCCGGATTGGCTCGAGGTTCAACGCGAGGCGTTCAGCGCCCGCCTTAAAGTCCTGCCCACTCGCGCCGAACTGTCCGCGCAGATCAACGAGAAGCTCATCGTCGAGCTTTACTCGAAGTGA
- the rpmJ gene encoding 50S ribosomal protein L36, translated as MKVRASVKIVCKKCKIIRREGVVRVLCSNPRHKQRQG; from the coding sequence GTGAAAGTCAGGGCATCAGTCAAGATTGTCTGTAAGAAGTGCAAGATCATCCGCCGCGAGGGAGTGGTACGGGTCCTGTGTAGCAACCCGCGCCACAAACAACGGCAGGGTTAG
- a CDS encoding DNA-directed RNA polymerase subunit alpha encodes MLPQRNWRDLIKPKKLEADDKSISAVYGKFVGEPFERGFGITIGNSLRRILLSSLQGAAITAVKIEGVLHEFSTLPGVREDVADIVLNLKEVRLRLAEGVQETARIQAKGEGVVRAGDIKVGPNVEILNPEQHVATLSKDGVLDATLTIRVGRGYVPAERNKEEDAPIGTIPIDAIFSPIRKVNYTVTNARVGQRTDYDRLNLEVWTNGGVRPDDAVAYAARILQDQLAIFVNFEEGPEAVEVSEEPRPTLNENLFRPVAELELSVRSANCLQNAGIKYIGELVQRSEGEMLKTKNFGRKSLNEIKEILHDMGLDFGMKIDNFPSRAELDERWAKEKQSA; translated from the coding sequence ATGCTGCCGCAACGCAATTGGCGTGATCTGATCAAGCCGAAGAAGCTCGAAGCCGACGATAAGTCCATCAGTGCCGTCTACGGCAAGTTCGTGGGCGAACCCTTCGAACGCGGCTTCGGCATCACCATCGGCAACTCGCTGCGCCGTATACTCCTGTCTTCCCTGCAGGGTGCCGCCATTACCGCGGTGAAGATCGAAGGCGTACTGCACGAGTTCTCGACCCTGCCCGGTGTGCGCGAGGACGTTGCCGATATTGTCCTCAATCTGAAAGAGGTGCGGCTGCGGCTCGCCGAAGGCGTGCAGGAGACGGCCCGCATTCAGGCGAAGGGGGAAGGCGTGGTCCGCGCCGGCGACATCAAAGTTGGCCCCAACGTCGAGATCCTCAATCCGGAGCAGCACGTCGCGACCCTTTCCAAGGACGGCGTGCTCGATGCCACCCTGACCATAAGGGTCGGCCGCGGATACGTCCCGGCGGAACGGAACAAGGAAGAAGACGCGCCCATCGGTACTATTCCCATCGACGCCATCTTCTCGCCGATTCGGAAGGTCAATTACACCGTTACCAATGCCCGCGTCGGCCAGCGTACCGACTACGACCGCCTCAACCTCGAAGTGTGGACCAATGGCGGCGTGCGCCCCGACGATGCCGTCGCTTACGCGGCCCGCATTCTCCAGGACCAGCTTGCCATCTTCGTCAACTTCGAAGAAGGTCCCGAGGCCGTGGAGGTCAGCGAGGAGCCGCGCCCGACGCTGAACGAAAACCTCTTCCGGCCGGTGGCCGAACTCGAACTCTCCGTGCGCTCGGCTAACTGCCTGCAGAATGCCGGCATCAAGTACATCGGCGAACTCGTCCAGAGGTCCGAAGGCGAGATGCTGAAGACCAAGAACTTCGGCCGCAAGTCCCTCAACGAAATCAAAGAGATCCTCCATGACATGGGCCTCGACTTCGGCATGAAGATCGATAACTTCCCGAGCCGGGCCGAACTCGACGAACGCTGGGCGAAGGAGAAACAGAGCGCCTGA
- the rplF gene encoding 50S ribosomal protein L6 encodes MSRIGKLPIPLPAGVAVRVDAGLVRVEGPKGKLECRVPSGVAIDQDNGTLHVRRADENHRAAQGLTQRLIANMVHGVHSGFTRVLEIVGVGYRAEVRGQAIYLTLGYSHPILFQLPEGVQAKVDKQTVITLEGIDKQLLGQTAAMVRELRPPEPYKGKGIKYAEEKIRRKAGKAAGAAGGG; translated from the coding sequence ATGTCACGGATCGGTAAACTGCCCATCCCCCTGCCTGCCGGTGTTGCCGTGCGCGTCGATGCCGGGCTGGTGCGGGTCGAGGGTCCGAAAGGGAAACTGGAGTGCCGTGTGCCTTCCGGGGTCGCCATCGATCAGGATAATGGCACGCTGCACGTACGCCGCGCCGACGAGAACCATCGCGCCGCACAGGGCCTGACGCAACGCCTGATTGCCAACATGGTGCATGGCGTGCACAGCGGGTTTACCCGGGTGCTCGAAATCGTCGGCGTCGGCTACCGTGCGGAAGTCCGCGGCCAGGCGATCTATCTGACCCTCGGTTATTCCCACCCGATCCTCTTCCAGTTGCCGGAGGGCGTACAGGCGAAGGTGGACAAGCAGACCGTCATTACGCTGGAGGGGATCGACAAACAGTTGCTCGGACAGACGGCGGCGATGGTGCGCGAGCTGCGGCCCCCCGAGCCGTACAAGGGCAAGGGTATCAAATACGCCGAAGAGAAGATCCGGCGCAAAGCCGGTAAGGCGGCCGGAGCCGCGGGAGGCGGGTGA
- the rplR gene encoding 50S ribosomal protein L18, with protein MMTVALRQLARQRRQARVRRRVAGTDARPRLCVFRSGKHMYAQVISDQTGRTLASASTLSPALKDQIKGSGNRDAAKHVGALIARICQERGIRSVVFDRNGFLYHGRVQALADAAREAGLEF; from the coding sequence ATCATGACCGTGGCGCTCAGACAACTCGCTCGTCAGCGACGCCAGGCGCGCGTTCGTCGCCGCGTCGCCGGTACCGACGCGCGCCCGCGCCTGTGCGTGTTCCGCAGCGGGAAACACATGTACGCGCAAGTGATCTCCGACCAGACCGGGCGCACCCTCGCGTCGGCGTCGACGCTGTCGCCGGCACTGAAGGACCAGATCAAAGGGAGCGGCAACCGCGACGCCGCCAAGCACGTGGGGGCTCTCATCGCCCGCATCTGCCAGGAGCGCGGCATTCGCTCCGTCGTGTTCGATCGCAATGGGTTCCTCTACCACGGCCGCGTGCAGGCCCTCGCAGATGCCGCGCGCGAAGCCGGCTTGGAGTTCTGA
- a CDS encoding CBS domain-containing protein, with protein MSLVALTQRPVHTVLGSHTVLEAAKRMCEHAVGALVVTDNDGTTPLGVVTDRDLVWMIAEGLDPKIAEVAQFARAPLHTVSVSDSVADAVRTMREHGVRRLPIVDGEHHLVGLVSLDDVLALLGQEMADVAATISGELAVERRITAT; from the coding sequence ATGTCCCTCGTGGCACTCACGCAACGACCCGTGCACACCGTCCTCGGTTCGCACACCGTACTCGAGGCGGCCAAGCGGATGTGCGAACACGCCGTTGGGGCCCTGGTCGTCACCGATAACGACGGCACGACCCCGCTCGGGGTCGTTACCGACCGCGACCTCGTCTGGATGATCGCCGAGGGCCTCGATCCCAAGATAGCCGAGGTGGCACAGTTCGCCCGCGCCCCGCTGCACACCGTGTCGGTCAGCGACTCCGTCGCCGACGCGGTGCGCACGATGCGCGAGCACGGGGTGCGACGCTTGCCCATCGTCGACGGCGAACACCACCTCGTCGGCCTGGTGTCCCTCGACGACGTTCTCGCGCTCCTCGGCCAGGAGATGGCCGACGTGGCGGCCACGATCTCCGGGGAGCTGGCCGTCGAACGCCGCATCACGGCAACCTGA
- a CDS encoding GIY-YIG nuclease family protein gives MVFSLGELASNSGKVPGIPGVYVFRGADGRALYVGKSRNLRARLASYFQPTADRLRKVRALRRSAATVTIEPTGSDFAALLREIALVQALAPPLNKRLRRHERYSYLAVDYRETFPRLTVTPAPADGVRALGPFNPQARVGDAVAIVSDAFRLRTCDDPQTPGAWAHCFRLQLHACSAPCLGRVTPGDYGRDFLRAVLALSARSKAALAGLIAERNELAAAERFEEAARRQRIIEGIETIRRRLFINRVWRNAAIAVQPGAGPGTIRLWGIAGSKVCDEVAVPLGELTPALDRLVEGLEEAEDDALAPVAQDELDRRWVVFRWLRSAEGRRWSVGVAGLPPDALRARVAAMAREALGLFAGSRDRERSGDAEDMPPGCPATRLT, from the coding sequence ATGGTGTTCAGTCTCGGCGAACTGGCGTCCAATAGCGGCAAGGTGCCGGGTATCCCCGGTGTGTATGTCTTTCGCGGAGCCGACGGCCGCGCGTTGTATGTCGGCAAAAGCCGCAACCTCCGCGCACGTCTGGCTTCCTATTTCCAACCGACGGCCGATCGCCTGCGTAAGGTGCGCGCGCTGCGGCGCTCGGCTGCGACCGTTACGATCGAGCCTACGGGGTCGGACTTCGCTGCGTTGCTGCGCGAGATCGCCCTGGTGCAGGCGCTCGCTCCGCCCCTGAATAAACGCCTGCGGCGGCACGAGCGCTACTCTTACCTCGCCGTCGATTACCGGGAGACGTTTCCTCGACTGACGGTGACGCCGGCTCCTGCGGATGGCGTGCGAGCACTGGGTCCGTTCAACCCGCAAGCTCGCGTCGGCGACGCCGTCGCGATCGTGAGCGACGCATTCCGTTTACGGACGTGCGACGACCCGCAGACGCCCGGCGCGTGGGCGCACTGCTTTCGGTTGCAGCTCCATGCGTGCAGCGCTCCTTGCCTCGGGCGTGTGACGCCGGGCGACTACGGGCGCGATTTCCTTCGCGCTGTTCTGGCGCTCAGTGCCCGGTCGAAGGCGGCGCTGGCGGGCCTGATTGCCGAGCGGAACGAACTCGCAGCCGCCGAGCGGTTCGAGGAGGCCGCCCGCCGTCAGCGGATCATCGAGGGTATCGAGACCATACGGCGGCGCCTGTTTATCAACCGCGTGTGGCGCAATGCCGCGATTGCCGTGCAACCCGGCGCTGGTCCCGGGACGATTCGTCTCTGGGGGATCGCGGGTAGCAAGGTCTGCGACGAGGTCGCCGTACCGCTGGGGGAATTGACGCCGGCACTCGATCGGCTAGTCGAGGGTCTGGAAGAAGCCGAGGACGACGCGCTCGCTCCGGTGGCGCAGGACGAACTCGACCGCCGTTGGGTCGTCTTCCGGTGGCTGCGCAGTGCGGAAGGGCGGCGCTGGAGCGTCGGAGTGGCCGGCCTTCCGCCGGATGCGTTGCGGGCGCGGGTCGCCGCGATGGCCCGCGAAGCGCTGGGGCTGTTTGCCGGGAGCCGCGATCGCGAAAGGTCCGGGGACGCCGAAGACATGCCCCCGGGGTGCCCTGCGACCCGGTTGACCTGA
- the secY gene encoding preprotein translocase subunit SecY: MLEGFQNASRIPELRKRLLFTFGLLAVYRVGVAVPTPGIDGKALAAFFEQARNTMFGLVNLFSGGALEQFSIFALGIMPYISASIILQLLTVVIPYLERLSKEGDVGRRKITQYTRYGTVLLAVVQGLFISIGIEQIQAPGGGSVVFDPGWAFRAMTVLTLTSGTIFIMWLGEQITERGIGNGISLIIFAGIVSALPSAAVTTYEFVREGELGILVLLALVALMVLTVGVIIFMERGQRRIPVQYAKRVVGRRMYGGQSSHLPLKVNTAGVIPPIFASSLLVFPQTLFGLGPFGETAWARTLVEVLTPGAVVYDLVYVGLIIFFCYFYTAVTFNTADVSDNMKKFGGYIPGIRPGQRTAEYIDRILSRLTLGGALYVSAVCVLPSILIQRFNVPFYFGGTALLIVVGVALDTMAQIETHMLTRSYQGFMKRGRLRGRRG, translated from the coding sequence GTGCTTGAGGGGTTCCAAAACGCGTCGCGCATTCCCGAGCTGCGCAAACGCCTGCTGTTCACGTTCGGACTCCTTGCCGTGTATCGCGTCGGCGTGGCGGTCCCTACCCCGGGGATCGACGGGAAGGCGCTCGCCGCGTTCTTCGAACAGGCGCGCAACACCATGTTCGGTCTGGTCAACCTCTTCTCGGGCGGCGCCCTGGAGCAGTTCTCGATCTTCGCTCTGGGCATCATGCCGTACATTAGCGCGTCCATTATCCTGCAACTGCTGACCGTGGTGATCCCCTACCTCGAGCGCTTGTCCAAAGAGGGCGACGTCGGCCGGCGCAAAATCACCCAGTACACCCGCTACGGCACCGTGTTGCTCGCCGTGGTTCAGGGCCTGTTCATCAGCATCGGCATCGAGCAGATCCAGGCCCCCGGCGGCGGTTCGGTGGTGTTCGACCCCGGCTGGGCCTTCCGCGCCATGACGGTTCTTACGCTTACTTCCGGCACCATCTTTATAATGTGGCTCGGCGAACAGATCACCGAACGGGGCATCGGCAACGGCATCTCTCTGATCATCTTCGCCGGCATCGTCTCCGCACTGCCGTCGGCGGCGGTCACCACTTACGAGTTCGTCCGCGAAGGCGAACTCGGTATTCTGGTGCTGCTCGCGCTCGTTGCCTTGATGGTGCTTACCGTCGGGGTCATCATCTTCATGGAACGCGGACAGCGCCGCATCCCCGTGCAGTATGCCAAACGCGTGGTTGGCCGGCGCATGTACGGGGGGCAATCGTCGCACCTGCCCCTGAAGGTCAATACCGCCGGTGTTATCCCACCGATTTTCGCGTCCTCGCTGCTGGTGTTTCCGCAGACCCTCTTCGGACTCGGACCCTTCGGAGAGACGGCATGGGCCCGCACTCTGGTCGAGGTGCTGACTCCCGGCGCCGTGGTCTATGACCTCGTCTACGTCGGCCTGATTATCTTTTTCTGCTATTTCTACACGGCGGTGACGTTTAACACCGCTGACGTGTCGGACAATATGAAGAAGTTCGGCGGGTACATCCCGGGCATTCGGCCCGGCCAGCGCACCGCCGAGTACATCGATCGCATCCTGTCGAGATTGACGCTTGGCGGCGCGCTGTACGTCTCGGCCGTCTGCGTCCTACCGTCGATCCTGATTCAGCGTTTCAACGTTCCGTTTTACTTCGGCGGGACCGCGCTGCTGATCGTCGTCGGCGTCGCGCTGGATACGATGGCCCAGATCGAAACTCACATGCTGACCCGCAGCTATCAGGGATTCATGAAGCGGGGACGGCTGCGTGGGCGCCGTGGCTGA